Proteins from one Ipomoea triloba cultivar NCNSP0323 chromosome 1, ASM357664v1 genomic window:
- the LOC116024100 gene encoding probable serine/threonine-protein kinase At1g54610 isoform X1 — protein MGCVQAKPSKTSSPPQGLEKLKLQNGYVTARRSTGQRHFSEELRGPGPSRPEPRTRIVDNYVSSRRSSAGSRVAGGERKLIGVEVEGENPKNGSIGVANSRPIAREEELVDGWPKWLVDNIPREVLAGLVPKSADSFDKIDKIGSGTYSNVYKARDRKTGKIVALKKVRFDTSEPESIKFMAREILILQKLDHPNIIKLEGLATSRMQFSLYLVFEYAQCDLSSIISRPDGRLTEPQVKCYMFQLLCGLQHCHERGILHRDIKGSNLLIDKDGMLKIADFGLANFFNPAKPRPLTNRVVTLWYRAPELLLGATEYGAGIDLWSAGCLMAEMFAGRPIMPGRTEVEQLHKIFKLCGTPSNDYWAKTRILTTFRPPYAYKSNMTDAFRHFPASSLGLLFVLLALDPAHRGTAASALKNQFFHTSPLACDLSELPVICKEHPEAEFKYERRRQKASRQRSQSQKERSSKGDSGGSNEEAAGGKYTDSTVFTQEPGSSSTTTSTSSSSKPTWKEDRPPPIPSPVMKNRRSSPRSGAHPNAAKNIKNRPPIPNGKNMAHMYRGNHAYRLSHVQRSVSTREFRNMDHKNLLSSYALED, from the exons ATGGGGTGTGTTCAAGCCaagccttcaaagacttcatcACCGCCTCAAGGCTTGGAGAAACTGAAGCTGCAGAACGGATATGTGACCGCCAGGAGATCAACGGGGCAGAGGCATTTCAGCGAGGAATTAAGGGGGCCCGGCCCTTCAAGGCCAGAGCCAAGGACTAGGATTGTCGATAATTATGTCAGCAGCCGAAGGAGCAGCGCTGGAAGCAGAGTTGCGGGTGGAGAAAGGAAGTTGATCGGGGTTGAGGTTGAGGGAGAGAACCCAAAGAACGGGAGCATTGGTGTGGCAAACTCGAGGCCAATTGCTAGGGAAGAAGAGCTAGTCGACGGGTGGCCAAAATGGCTAGTTGATAATATTCCCAGAGAGGTTCTTGCAGGTTTGGTTCCAAAAAGTGCAGATTCTTTTGACAAAATAGACAAG ATAGGTTCTGGGACTTATAGCAATGTTTATAAAGCTCGAGATAGGAAGACAGGAAAGATCGTGGCTTTAAAGAAAGTTCGATTTGACACATCAGAACCCGAAAGCATAAAATTTATGGCTCGAGAGATCTTGATACTACAGAAGCTGGATCATCCCAATATCATAAAGCTCGAAGGGCTGGCCACTTCAAGAATGCAGTTTAGTCTCTACCTTGTGTTTGAATATGCGCAGTGCGATTTATCCAGCATTATATCCCGGCCTGATGGGAGGCTAACTGAGCCACAG GTGAAATGTTACATGTTTCAGCTGCTATGCGGGCTGCAGCATTGCCACGAGAGGGGCATTCTGCATCGAGACATCAAGGGATCCAATCTACTGATTGATAAAGACGGGATGCTAAAAATTGCAGATTTCGGGCTAGCAAACTTCTTTAACCCTGCAAAACCACGCCCTCTTACTAACCGAGTTGTGACACTGTGGTATAGAGCCCCCGAACTGCTGCTTGGCGCTACTGAATATGGAGCGGGCATTGATCTCTGGAGTGCAGGCTGCCTAATGGCTGAAATGTTTGCCGGGAGGCCTATTATGCCCGGCAGGACAGAG GTTGAGCAACTCCACAAGATTTTCAAGCTATGTGGCACGCCTTCAAACGATTACTGGGCAAAAACAAGGATTTTGACAACCTTCAGGCCACCATATGCCTACAAGTCTAACATGACAGATGCTTTCAGGCACTTCCCCGCTTCTTCTTTAGGCCTTCTCTTTGTTCTCCTCGCCCTCGATCCAGCACATCGTGGCACTGCAGCTTCCGCTCTCAAAAATCAG TTTTTTCACACAAGCCCCTTAGCGTGTGATCTTTCAGAGTTGCCAGTAATCTGCAAAGAACATCCCGAGGCAGAGTTTAAGTATGAGAGAAGAAG GCAGAAGGCGTCTCGGCAGAGGTCTCAATCCCAAAAGGAGCGCAGCTCGAAAGGAGATTCTGGCGGTTCCAACGAG GAGGCTGCAGGTGGTAAGTACACTGATTCAACAGTGTTCACCCAGGAACCTGGAAGCTCCAGTACCACAACAAGCACATCGTCGAGTTCTAAACCGACATGGAAGGAAGACAGGCCTCCTCCTATACCTTCACCCGTCATGAAAAATCGCAGAAGCTCCCCGAGAAGTGGAGCCCACCCTAACGCTGCCAAGAACATCAAGAATCGCCCCCCAATCCCGAATGGTAAAAACATGGCACACATGTACCGAGGTAACCACGCGTACAGGTTGAGTCATGTGCAGAGGTCTGTCTCAACCAGAGAATTCAGGAATATGGATCATAAAAACCTGCTTAGCTCATATGCTCTTGAGGACTAA
- the LOC116024100 gene encoding probable serine/threonine-protein kinase At1g54610 isoform X2, translating into MGCVQAKPSKTSSPPQGLEKLKLQNGYVTARRSTGQRHFSEELRGPGPSRPEPRTRIVDNYVSSRRSSAGSRVAGGERKLIGVEVEGENPKNGSIGVANSRPIAREEELVDGWPKWLVDNIPREVLAGLVPKSADSFDKIDKIGSGTYSNVYKARDRKTGKIVALKKVRFDTSEPESIKFMAREILILQKLDHPNIIKLEGLATSRMQFSLYLVFEYAQCDLSSIISRPDGRLTEPQLLCGLQHCHERGILHRDIKGSNLLIDKDGMLKIADFGLANFFNPAKPRPLTNRVVTLWYRAPELLLGATEYGAGIDLWSAGCLMAEMFAGRPIMPGRTEVEQLHKIFKLCGTPSNDYWAKTRILTTFRPPYAYKSNMTDAFRHFPASSLGLLFVLLALDPAHRGTAASALKNQFFHTSPLACDLSELPVICKEHPEAEFKYERRRQKASRQRSQSQKERSSKGDSGGSNEEAAGGKYTDSTVFTQEPGSSSTTTSTSSSSKPTWKEDRPPPIPSPVMKNRRSSPRSGAHPNAAKNIKNRPPIPNGKNMAHMYRGNHAYRLSHVQRSVSTREFRNMDHKNLLSSYALED; encoded by the exons ATGGGGTGTGTTCAAGCCaagccttcaaagacttcatcACCGCCTCAAGGCTTGGAGAAACTGAAGCTGCAGAACGGATATGTGACCGCCAGGAGATCAACGGGGCAGAGGCATTTCAGCGAGGAATTAAGGGGGCCCGGCCCTTCAAGGCCAGAGCCAAGGACTAGGATTGTCGATAATTATGTCAGCAGCCGAAGGAGCAGCGCTGGAAGCAGAGTTGCGGGTGGAGAAAGGAAGTTGATCGGGGTTGAGGTTGAGGGAGAGAACCCAAAGAACGGGAGCATTGGTGTGGCAAACTCGAGGCCAATTGCTAGGGAAGAAGAGCTAGTCGACGGGTGGCCAAAATGGCTAGTTGATAATATTCCCAGAGAGGTTCTTGCAGGTTTGGTTCCAAAAAGTGCAGATTCTTTTGACAAAATAGACAAG ATAGGTTCTGGGACTTATAGCAATGTTTATAAAGCTCGAGATAGGAAGACAGGAAAGATCGTGGCTTTAAAGAAAGTTCGATTTGACACATCAGAACCCGAAAGCATAAAATTTATGGCTCGAGAGATCTTGATACTACAGAAGCTGGATCATCCCAATATCATAAAGCTCGAAGGGCTGGCCACTTCAAGAATGCAGTTTAGTCTCTACCTTGTGTTTGAATATGCGCAGTGCGATTTATCCAGCATTATATCCCGGCCTGATGGGAGGCTAACTGAGCCACAG CTGCTATGCGGGCTGCAGCATTGCCACGAGAGGGGCATTCTGCATCGAGACATCAAGGGATCCAATCTACTGATTGATAAAGACGGGATGCTAAAAATTGCAGATTTCGGGCTAGCAAACTTCTTTAACCCTGCAAAACCACGCCCTCTTACTAACCGAGTTGTGACACTGTGGTATAGAGCCCCCGAACTGCTGCTTGGCGCTACTGAATATGGAGCGGGCATTGATCTCTGGAGTGCAGGCTGCCTAATGGCTGAAATGTTTGCCGGGAGGCCTATTATGCCCGGCAGGACAGAG GTTGAGCAACTCCACAAGATTTTCAAGCTATGTGGCACGCCTTCAAACGATTACTGGGCAAAAACAAGGATTTTGACAACCTTCAGGCCACCATATGCCTACAAGTCTAACATGACAGATGCTTTCAGGCACTTCCCCGCTTCTTCTTTAGGCCTTCTCTTTGTTCTCCTCGCCCTCGATCCAGCACATCGTGGCACTGCAGCTTCCGCTCTCAAAAATCAG TTTTTTCACACAAGCCCCTTAGCGTGTGATCTTTCAGAGTTGCCAGTAATCTGCAAAGAACATCCCGAGGCAGAGTTTAAGTATGAGAGAAGAAG GCAGAAGGCGTCTCGGCAGAGGTCTCAATCCCAAAAGGAGCGCAGCTCGAAAGGAGATTCTGGCGGTTCCAACGAG GAGGCTGCAGGTGGTAAGTACACTGATTCAACAGTGTTCACCCAGGAACCTGGAAGCTCCAGTACCACAACAAGCACATCGTCGAGTTCTAAACCGACATGGAAGGAAGACAGGCCTCCTCCTATACCTTCACCCGTCATGAAAAATCGCAGAAGCTCCCCGAGAAGTGGAGCCCACCCTAACGCTGCCAAGAACATCAAGAATCGCCCCCCAATCCCGAATGGTAAAAACATGGCACACATGTACCGAGGTAACCACGCGTACAGGTTGAGTCATGTGCAGAGGTCTGTCTCAACCAGAGAATTCAGGAATATGGATCATAAAAACCTGCTTAGCTCATATGCTCTTGAGGACTAA
- the LOC116026958 gene encoding light-harvesting complex-like protein OHP2, chloroplastic: protein MSVASSSSFPCIKFPNRSVVQSPPPPSSSSSSYTFMRFSVSKPGSPALNIRNSQAEGPFRRPVAPSPPTPVKPVPPSTSPPPPSAPPKPAAVEDKSASAITLEFQRQKAKELQEYFKQKKLDDANQGPFFGFIGKNEIANGRWAMFGFAVGMLTEYATGSDFVDQVKILLSNFGILDLE, encoded by the exons ATGTCAGTGGCATCATCGTCTTCATTCCCATGCATCAAATTCCCAAACAGATCGGTGGTACAATCACCGCCACCtccctcttcttcttcctcctcctacACTTTTATGAGATTCTCTGTATCCAAGCCAGGCTCACCCGCACTTAACATAAGGAACTCTCAAGCTGAAGGCCCTTTCAGAAGACCTGTGGCTCCTTCCCCTCCCACGCCTGTAAAGCCGGTTCCGCCTTCCACTTCTCCCCCGCCGCCGAGTGCTCCTCCCAAGCCGGCGGCTGTTGAGGACAAGAGTGCGAGTGCGATTACCCTGGAGTTTCAGCGCCAGAAGGCTAAGGAATTGCAGGAATACTTCAAACAGAAGAAGCTAGACGATGCTAATCAAGGCCCCTTCTTTGGGTTTATTGGCAAGAATGAAATCGCCAATGGCAG ATGGGCGATGTTTGGTTTTGCTGTTGGGATGTTGACGGAGTACGCTACAGGCTCTGACTTTGTTGATCAAGTTAAGATTCTACTTTCGAATTTCGGGATTCTAGACTTGGAATGA
- the LOC116016435 gene encoding uncharacterized protein LOC116016435 — MLLAVEGGGFFSSSASGYSKGLALLLLGQKNEEKPMKVSPWNQYQLVDQETESDLQLASCKNRLVCGCASLVCFGGAADELDNPSPLKVGSTQHQQVSQSICPPSGEGKDQINPDSLVKDGNASVEGALKSSLKKAANSIAVSGESTDEYEAICEKSNDVSGHTERKKVQWTDTSGGELFEVREFEPSDEGESDDEFDSRSQRTCLCKIM, encoded by the exons ATGTTATTGGCAGTAGAAGGAGGAggtttcttctcttcttcagcTTCTGGGTATAGCAAAGGCCTTGCCCTTCTTCTTTTGGGtcagaaaaatgaagaaaagcCCATGAAAGTTTCGCCGTGGAACCAGTACCAGTTGGTGGACCAAGAAACTGAGTCTGATCTTCAACTGGCTTCCTGCAAGAATAGGCTTGTTTGCGGTTGCGCTTCCTTAGTCTGTTTTGGTGGTGCCGCCGATGAACTTGATAACCCATCTCCCCTTAAGGTTGGTTCTACTCAGCACCAACAAGTCTCACAATCAATCTGTCCCCCTTCTGGGGAGGGAAAGGATCAAATTAATCCTGATAGTCTTGTGAAAGATGGCAATGCCTCTGTTGAGGGTGCCCTTAAAAGTAGCTTAAAGAAAGCTGCAAATAGCATAGCAGTTTCTGGTGAAAGTACTGATGAATATGAGGCAATATGTGAAAAGAGTAATGATGTCTCTGGTCATACTGAGAGAAAGAAAGTACAATGGACAGATACATCTGGTGGTGAGCTTTTTGAGGTCCGGGAATTTGAGCCTAG TGATGAAggagaatcagatgatgaattTGATAGCAGGAGCCAGAGGACTTGCTTGTGCAAGATTATGTAG